The genomic DNA ACCttctggaaaattatttttatacaaaccTCTGAACATTTAAAGGTTCCAgacaaaaagcattaaaatacattacCATTTTTGGCACATTTCTGCTTATGCAGCGCTGTCACAGAGCCGTGCCGTCCACCAACcatcatttaaactttaaactgctcACAGAAAGCTGGACTTTATCGCAGTGAATTTACATGTGAATcttgtttatagtttttaaataatcacaGTTTATGTGTATAAAGCAGCACAGATGATGTTACTgggaaatatttagattttttaggaTTCAACCTACTGTTAAGGTTTCAGTTTAATCTTCACTTATGTGTCTAAATGTAGGTATTTCTGTCCAGTCGGACCAGagtgcagacacacacacacacacacacacacacacacacacaccacacacacacacacacacaaacacacacacaaaaacacacacacacaccacacacacacacacacacacacacacacacacacacacacacacacacacacacacacaaaaacacacacacacaccacacacacacacacacacacaaacacacacacaaaaacacacacacacaccacacacacacacacacacacacacacacacacacacacacacacacacacacacacacacacacacacacacacacacacacacacaaacacacacaccacacacacacacacacacacacacacacacacacacacacacacacacacaaacacacacacacacacgcacacacaccacacacacacacacacacacgcgacAGAAAGCTTTCACTCAGTGACTgattgattaaaattaaaacagttcttgtttctgtttctgtttgatttctcCCGCCCTGCGTCACCATGACAACCGATGATTCAGCATTCTCTGGGTCTCTGTGCTCGTCATGTTAACGTGTGAAAACTGTCTCCAGCTCATTAAGAACaatcatttttgttcttattaagaacaaaaatgattGTTCTTATTAAGAACaatcatttttgttcttaataagaacaaaaatgaaattttctcTTTGCTGATTTATTGATCGATTGATCGCTGCTCTTCAGAGATGTTCTGTTTCATCCTGTTTAACCTACATGGATTAATCTGCCTCATTATTTTCCAGCAAACAGTGCCTCATGCTGTTGAAGTCTCTGATTGAGGGTCTGAAACGGCGCTATCCCAAAGAGCTGAAGGACCTGTGCTCGTACCACGGCAAGACGGCCTTCCTGCACACGCTGTCCACCCGGTGCGGTCCAGACGCTTTGAAACCACACACTGTGGCTCCATAAAACATTCCTTCTCATTGATTATTACACTTTTTGGAGGTTATAACACCAAATGTATAtgaaacaatctgaaaagtgtggtgtgcatctATTTCCAAGCTCTCCCAATATAATAacctttgttttgtatttactgaTTGTATTAgtaaagtcatttaaatttttttttaactagacAAATGACTCATTGTCCAAGAACAGATGAAAAGTAGCCCCTTGGATAATTATGGAGTATTTACAGAAATGAATGCGTATTGCCcccaacaaacaaaatacatttaaatttacaaGAATGGTGAAAGATTTTTATGAAAGGCTGGAGAAATAGGAATTTACAGGAAACAAGCTGTTTGGAGGGAAGTCTGAAGAAACGTTTATGCAGTTCTTGGTTtatcagtaatttatttatgaatatttcCTGTCAGGTATGATGATTCCTCCTGGGCTCCTCAGCAGCTTCCCACCTGCTTCCTGCAGCTGGTGGCTGCGCTACAGGACCACGCCCGCACAGGCTCGCTCCCTCACTTCTTCGTTCATGAGAGCAACCTCTTTGCGACGTCCATGTTTCCTCGCAGAGCTCAGGAgttcctagtcaaagtcctggaGGAACAGATGAAGGAAGGTCTGCCGCTGCTGAGGCCTCCGCCTCTTCTTCCTTCTCTGAAAATCGTCACTATCGGATCCGAAATGAACCCAGAAGAACTTCCTGAAAAATCCCACCCTCTGAtttcttctgattggctgaagctCATCCTGGTGTTTGTTGTAGCGGTGGCCTTTGGCTTTAAGTTCCTCTGTTTTTAACTAGGCCACTGTTGTCCAAAGTCAGTCATCAAGGGTCGCCATgctggttcaacacacctgaatctaaCGACGGTTCATCAGCTGAACTTTGTGATGCTCTCATTTCAATCAGCTGTGTTGaagcacaaaaaacagaaaattagctGCATCTCCATTAATCATAAAATTGAGCAAAttagaattacaaaaatgaatttttttaatggcaacatgttaattttgaaaaacctgaAATGGGTTTTTGGTTGATTCCTCACCTCAACtaagtatttaaatttttatatttcacaacACTGtagttgaaatgttttgatcacacgagtcacatgatcaacaacaggatgttactactggcggaaacaacaaagaagataacaggaagtagtGGGAGGATGACCTTGTAATACATTCTTTTGTGAATACAATTCTTCACGTGATTTTAAAGGTGtttcttatttagtggaaacaccgcaattgagAAAtatcaaaaaggttttaatcacatttttaatggaaatgcagctagtggcagcggcccttgaggactggagctggaCACCCAAAACATGAACTAGGCCAAAACATGGGTGAAATAATAGAAATCaagcagaaatacagaaaaataattttttcaaaatgttagtttcagtttcttaaatttctgtgtattttagtaatttattggatataatattatgactattgaCAGGACAGATGAAAAGGTTTTCCTCAAAGTTGATGTTACAGGACAAACAGGGAAGCTTGAGGATTTGAATGAGTTACTGATTAGTTGGGTTGCCATTtttggtcataatgttatgcctgattCTTGTATCCATTGCAACATTTCAGATCTCAGCAGAtcttaatgtgtgtttttcatttttttaaaggaagcaGGAAGAAGAAGTGGCTTAGCTTCTTCTTCGTAGCCCCAAGTTTACATACAATTTCTTAACCAAAATGGTAATCCTGTATATGCATAAACATGcacatattcatgtgttcataGACACTAATTAATGAATGAATCCACTATCAGTTAGTAagttattctatttttattttaaaacttccaaGCAACGTAAATTTGCTTTTGGATAATTTCATTGCTTAAGttgatacatttatttctgacaaCCTCCTAAAGCTGCTTTAAATCCTGATCAGAACAAAGAGCAGTTGGatcatctgcaaaaataaaaatcaaaaggtttttttgggACTGATATGCGTAATAAAGTTTgtatcagaaaatattttaataatatgttCATATTTAATTCAGAGCAGCATGTTATTAAATAAAGCTTCTTTGGGAAACAAACATATGTAtccttttctaaaaatgaaatcttaaatatttctcaGGTTGTAGCAAAATTCTtgctgccttgctgctgaaatgtgctatacaaataaaatttgattgattgaatataTTTAGCCTAAGAAATAATTGTCATCTTTGTATTTTAGTGCTTTGTGACCTTCTGTAAGGATAAAATAACAGTAATATAATTatcatcattcattcattaatccTCATTTGCcacaacagtttttctttttcaaagtatacataatatttattgcatttatgcTCCTATTAATAGATCAATGTTTTAATGGATTTCCTTTACCTTCAGCTATAAATGCAATATTGATATCTGGTAATTATTTTCACACTGTacttcaataataataataataataataataataataataataataataataataataaatatttcttagtATTCTAACAATAGTTCGCATTactattaaatatttcactatatttaataataaaatattatgttaaaGCTAATTAAGCTATTATTACGCATTGTAGTACTCTCAAATAAATATAAGAAGAATATaagtataattttaaaataaaatttagacGAAAAGAGACTAGTGTGGATTTAAAAGCTACTCTTTAAGCGGAACCCTCTCGTTGCTCTCTTTTATTTCCGGGGGATCAATTCAATGCACACACTTGGCTATAAAGCTGTTCCGCCGGAAATGTGTCGTCCTTTTCTAACCGATCCAATATGGCGGTGAGTGTAATGTCGCATTGAACTCACACGAAGTTACGGTTTTAATCTACAATCATCGGAGtgttaaaactgatttattggCTATTCGCTGTTCAGACACACGGACCCAAAGATTAACTTTGTATCTGTCGCTGTATTTGTTAGATAAGCACCACAAATGTAGGTTAAATTACCTAAGGCAACCGATGCTAACAAGATAGCCTCTCAAAATAGTTTATTTCACTGACGGTACTTCGGGTAAACATTCTGCTGAGGGTGTTGAAATGTGTCGCGTAGTTTCTCGACGGGATTCCGTTAATATTTGAGCTGTGAGTTCATTAAATTTCGGACAGATATGAAATCTGTTTTGATGCTAATGCTACCGGGGAGATGTTCAGACATGTTCTCCAGCCGGCGTGTGTTTCTGACAGTCAGTTCCACAGAGCTGTCTAGGTGTTAAAATGGGTTTCGTTAGCAGGTTAACTGCGGCCTGGGTTAGTTAGGTGCTTTACCTAGATATGACAGCAGCTGTCAGGTGAGTTTTGCTGATAAAtaatcctctgtgtgtgtttttccctgCAGGACCAGGGTGAGAAGAAGGAGAACCCCATGAGAGAGCTGCGCATCAGGAAGCTCTGCCTGAACATCTGCGTGGGCGAAAGCGGAGACAGACTGACCAGAGCCGCTAAGGTGCTGGAGCAGCTGACCGGACAGACTCCCGTCTTCTCTAAGGGTCAGTGTTTGGGTCTGGACGGCCCGGTGGGACTGAATATCTGAGGCGTGTTCTGATCCTGGGCCcgtttttctctctgcagcccGCTATACTGTGAGATCCTTCGGCATTCGCAGGAATGAAAAGATTGCTGTCCACTGCACCGTCCGTGGGGCCAAAGCAGAGGAGATCCTGGAGAAAGGGCTGAAGGTGAGGCTCTGTTTGGTGCTGTGGGGTCCAAACTCCTAAATTAAAAAGAACAGGGCTTTAATTCTGATTAAAAAGGCTGTATTTTCTATtgttaaacaaattttaacaatAGAAAATTGATTTGTCTTTCAACTATGGGGGAAAATAGTTTGTTCTTTTCAGCCAGCTGATGGTGAGCACCAACATGTTGGGGAGAATCTGGTTGGTTTTAACTGCTGTACTGGTTCTATCTTGGTAGATCTTTAACACCAGACCAGGTCTAGTTTAAATAGTTCTATGTAAGACTGAAGTTTGTCCACTTTTAAtctattaaattacatttgagCCTTTTTGGGAACGAAGGACCAGCAGTTTATTGTAACTATGTCTGAATGTGTAAGTTGAGTGTAAATGTTGTGGAAACAGTTTTAAACGGCCAGTTTGTTTAAATCTCTCCTGATCTGAAGgttttttaagactttgaatctttgtttttgtctgattcaGATCCTGATCATCAGCTGTGGAACATTGTTTTTTAGATGCTATAATTTCTCTATCATCTAGTCTTGTTACATTTTACATAGATTGGCCcatatggcttaaaaataaaatcagatttattcattcAGTCATACCAGATCTGATTTCTGATTGtagttattgttttgtattCTTGTAATAATGACAACATgaatctgcagagaaaaaaactgactgCTTGCCGTATGTTGACGTTCCGCTGCTCCTCTGCTGCCTTCAGGTGCGTGAGTACGAGTTGAGGAAGAACAACTTCTCGGACACCGGGAACTTCGGCTTCGGCATCCAGGAGCACATCGACCTGGGCATCAAGTACGACCCCAGCATCGGCATCTACGGACTCGACTTCTACGTGGTGAGACTCGAACGTCCTGGtcacagaggagctgctgcaaGAGAAAATGTTACAGGATTTATCGTTTCTATGGAAACAATCCAACCTATCCGATCCACCGATTCACTTTCTTCAGTTCCCTTATCTGATTCCACACAGAAAACATCgcagaattaatttaaaagattcttttttaaaacacaaatctactgaattacaaatttattacTTAAATTAAACAGCAACGGCTTCACAAGTttgatcaaacatgtaaaaacaactttaatttgttcagtcagtgcagttAGAAGTGCAGCAGTCAATGTAAAATAACTaataagaaaactaacaaaagggtgattattatttatttcacactgTTTGAAATAACagtgttgttttaaacagtatttctgtccagtttctaatggaaatgttttgttatactgaaataaaacaaaactaacttacaaataacgtCAGCAAGgaataagagcttgttttaaattgataaacggttctggttcctctgctgattatttcactaataaaacatggaaaaatgttttattactgaaataatctgcagagGAACCAGAACGTTTTGTCAACATGAAGGAATATtgattaaaacctttttccactagaaacttgaccaaaactacttgataacattttgtttttgcagtgcataaaGTGATAATaggaaatttaaatataatgtagaataaatgagaaaacacaaagcataGAGTTATAGTGAATAGATCTGGAACATTGTCACCGATATCTGATCTAGAATTATGTTTATCAGAACTGATGCAGATataaaatctctaaaaacaaagattatagaaaacaaagttaaaatgactttattacGCACAATttgtcagtaaaaacaaaacaaacacaggaattataaaaaatatgagaattaaaatttaatgttatattttgacacattaagacaaacttttctttttttggagtTTATGTGGTGAACCGTTTTCACTGATGGCTGATTTATAATCAATTATCAGGACCGATGCAGATATTGATATGGATCAGTGCAGCTCTAATTcacctctctctcctcctccaggttctggGCAGACCCGGCTTCAGCATCGCAGACAAGAAGAGGAAAACGGGTCGCATCGGCGCCAAGCACCGCATCCGCAAAGAGGAGGCCATGCGCTGGTTCCAGCAGAAGGTGAGTTCAGAggtcaacaggaagtggtttcaTCCTCCTGACCCCCTGTGGAGAAACATGGAAGTTATCACCACATCAGCaggctcaaaaataaaatatggggGATTAAATATAGTTATCTTAAtcctagactttgactagaccactgaCCGTTGTAACCCagtcaaaaataactttagacTCTCAAATGTcatgaatcatttttttaaaaagacataaatttagttaaatgtttatttcaggaaacattaaagaaatacaacacaattttatctttaaaataaagataaacgatatattttgctaaaaggagatggattttttttttctgttgttacatgaaatgatataaaataataaaaaaagcagatatAATCCAACTCAGTGTCACAAAATCGGCCCCAATAGCAgatttctgcttcattttagtttctgtggaaattcaatgcaaatattgcagaaaaaaaacttcattttttgttacatttatattttgaacatgATCTGGTTCTTTATACTTTCAGCCAAAGTTTTTAGGAACCGTTAGTCGCCCAAACTAAGTGGCTTTGATGTATaaattgaattgatttatttaatcttcactgctgtgtttttgtttttagctcaaAGCTGAAGTTCactaaatttaatgtttaaactcagaaatcatGAGACCAAAAATATTCCCTGAAGTTTCAATTCggtcttaaaaaaataaaaatctccaaatGGAAATATCCAATATGGCCGCCAACAAACTGTTCCTCATGGTTCCCATGgtgaatgtttttaattttggaaatgtttgaatgtttaatgtaataaatgaccagatgtttttatcatcagtttttctcttttgacttgaatgttttgttttttgttttttccagtaTGATGGCATCATTCTCCCCGGCAAGTAAAGGAGCTCCTCTCTGTCTTGTTTgtaactaaataataaaatggtaaaaaaacaaaaacacaaggtCTATTGtgggattatttttattattattattaatttttaatcagGAAGTGATGGAATCCCATAAAGCTATGAGAGCAACACAGAAACTGAACTAGAAGCATTTTTCATGCATCGTGGTCACTACAGTGGACAGCTGAATAAAAGCCATtttgttgtggatttttatgttataaaatcccacagaccactgaagtggacactaatgcatcataaaatacaccatcaactactggccatcagctgcaaaagcaagaaattattttgataaatccaatatggccgacagACCCGATCCCTCTTACCGACtagaaggtaaaaaaatattgacatcaGAAAACCCCTCAAGAACAATACTACTGTTCaaatcagtatttttaaaacaactttgtatttggagaaaattacaattgatCACCTAAAAAAgataacatttcttttatggcttaataaagaaaattttttaaaaactggagaaagaATCCTGACATaaaggatcataattcatgcatgaaaagggcaataaaacaaattttgcttatttcagtGAAGTTTCATAGTtgcaaaaatgctttttttcttttttttaagatgattgGCAGATATGTGCAGATAGCTTTATGTGCAGATTGGCagatagttttcttttttagtaaTTTTGTATGcgaagacacaaaacaaaaaagaaaagttcgATCTATAAAAGCTGCAACCGAGatttcagcttgtttttaactgatgcataaagtcttaaaatatcTTAACGCTTCACTTCTGAAGCAAATGAATATAATTTGAACACATTGAGCCTCattgaaacaacaaaatcacttttataatttaaatttcaaTTGAATTTCTGCTTATGAACTGTTTCAAAGCACAAAAGTCATTATGTATTACACATTAGTTTCAGTATATTGTACTTATTATAGTAACTATATGGCACCGAAAAACAATTTAGGTGCtttgaaaactaatttttaaataacttatttcTATTTTAGGTCTTAAAATAGAAAACGCATAAAACctttacataaaattttacataCACATGGTCTTCTGTGGGATGTTATTGGGCTGTAAAGGTCAAGGGTCAAAAAAAGTGCATGTAgcatctctgcagaccccacacatcctggacacaaactgtttagtTTTACCTTGATGTCGGTACAAATTGAGCAGCTGACAGGCGGAGTAGGTTCTCCAAACGGCTGTTTaatacagaaaacagaagaagcaaAATGTCTGGACCAGATTGTCTTTATTCAGTGAAACTCCACCAAAACAATCCAGAGATTTGATCAAATAAGTTACatcagcattttgttttagcaGTAGTTTACTCCACAGGCTGAAGGACTGGAGTCTCACTGGTTCAGTCATAGTTGcagtaaaaattttaacttttattcagttatttttcataAGCCCTTTAAGAGCGTGTTTTACATTTCTCTCATTAAGACGATCTGATTTATCACTTTTATGTTTGATACTCCACATTACATCACATTAAGTAAATTACCTGGTTCACTCCTTCATTCTCAGTGATCTGCTCCATCGTTCCTGCTCATCCACCTGCTCCACTCCTCTTTTCCCTTCCAGCTTTCTCTCTAAACTAAACTCCACCTGCAGCTTCCTCTTGTTTTCTGCTAATCAGCACAGATAAATTAGCTCAACTTTAATCATAGGAAAAGGAGCAactcttctggttttctttgctCCCCATATTGATACatatagaatattttttgtgcttCAAGTTTAGAACTTCCTTCCTTTTGCAGGTTTTAGAAAAGCTATTATTCAGGTGTGAAAtgactgcagagagaaaagtCCTCGGACATGATCATGGTTTGCCTCCGGGTCGCGCTACGCCTTGGTGTTCTGTGCAGGGGCCATGCTACTCTCCCTGCTCCGGTTCTTGGCAGCCTGCTGCGGGTCTTCGTGGCCCGGCGTATTGCGGTGTTGCTGCCGGCGCGTCGCATTGCGGGGTGGCAGGGTCAGGCTGCAGCAGGACACTCCCACGGTGGGCTCCGGGAGGTCTTCGGCTTTGGACCAGCTGTCGGTAGCCGGATCGTACTTCTGCACAGCCGCCTTGTAGCGTTTCTCCGCCTCGTTCCAGCCGCCCAGCAGGTACAGCTTGTCTCCTAGTGGGGAGAGGCCGGCGGTGCTCACGCCCAGTGGGAGAGAGGCGACCCGACCCCACGCCCCGCTCTCTGGGGAGAACACCTCCACTGACAGGACATCCACCCGCTCTCCTCCGGGCCCCAGCTGGCTTCCACCCACGACATAGACCCTCCCTTCAAGGGTGGCAGAGCAGTGCCAGCCACGGGGCATCTCCATGGGAGCCTGCTCCGTCCAGGTGTCGCTCTCCATGCTGTAGCGGGCAACTGACCGGGAGTAGGCGCAGCTGATGTAGCCGCCAGTCACCAGGATGTCTCCGGAGGGCAGAGTGGCACTGGAGTGGCAACAGCGGGGCACCTCCATGGGGGCTTTCATCTGCCAGGTGTTGGAGGCCGGCAGGTAGCTCTCAGTGGTGGCCAGAAGACCCTCAACGTTGCGACCGCCAATGGCGAACAGGCGGCCGCCGCTGGCAGACAGGGAGAAGTGGGTGCGGCGCTGACGCATGCTGGCCAGGTGCAGCCAGGTGTTGAAGCGAGGGTCGTACCTGATGGGTTGGAAGAGAGACGGTGACCTTTATCTGATTCACAAAACAAGTAGAGAAAGAAACTGTGGCTCTCAAAGTGTTGGTTAAAGTGCAGGATTCCATTTCTTGGCCTGATTAATGGTTCTTAAGGCTTTCTGAAGGTTGTTCTTCGAGAGCTTTTCTCTAGATCAGTTGTCTGAAAGGCAGTCCTCAAAGGTCATTGTCCTGCAGCgtttagatgtgtcccttgCCCTCCACATTTGAATTAACCGACAAACTGCCTCAGTAGCATGTAGTCAAGCTCTACAGACCTCTGCCAATTGACTCATATTAAAGCAAGGCGTGCTGAAGCAGAGCGATATCAGGAATACCAAAGTAACTGGATTGGGATTCCTTTGTTGGAGTCAGCTTTTGGAATTTCTTTAACAATTGTCTTCTAAAATATCAATTAGTTCTGCAGGCACATGTGGATCAGAGGTCAGAATAAAGTAAAGACTAAACAGGAAAATGGAGCAGAGTCTTGGACTGTTGATCAAGCTCATGTAAAGGATTACAGCAACGTCTGAATGCTTGGAAGGAAAATGCTACGAGCTGAGGATTGGATCAGGGTTGTATTCTTGTTAAGAACTGCCAGTTTACCTGCTGAGTGTGCTGACGGCATGTTTGGCCTGATTGCGAGCGTCGTTCTGGTCCTCTCCTCCGGCCACGTACAGGAAGCCATCCATGACGGCCACGCACTGGTTAAAGCTCTTAGCTGGTAGCTGGGTCAGGTGGCGCCAGGTGGCTCCTCCTTCACGAGGGTCTCTCCACAACACCTGAATgggaaggtcaaaggtcaacaatAACTTGGCTCATAACCTGCATTTTAGGAAGAAATCAAGCCTTAAAGGTTGTTACTAAAAAAGGCAGTTTCAATTTTTATGTCAGTAATTAGTGTTACTGTTGCCATGTCGACACTGACCTCGCGGCTAAGAGCCCTCTCAGTGAGTGACGGACGTCCTCCGATGGTGAGCAGAGTCTGCTGGGCCCCTCGGACCTGAGTGCGCCGGGACTGCAGGGTGTTCTGCTGGTGAGGCAGCAGATGGTAGTTCATGGCGTCAACCAGCAGGCGGTGACACTGGGGGTCCAGCATCATTCGGGGGACGGGCTGGATCTGGCTCACCAGCTCGCTGGCTGGAATTGTCTCAAAACGGACTTGGGACAGAAGCTCAGCAGCGTGAGACTGACGGGAAGCGTCGAAGTCCAGCCACTTATTGGCGAACTGCAGGAATCAGTGAAGAGTTTCAGTGTGCTGTAAAAGGACGTCATGAAGTCACTAATTCCTCATTTCCACTTAGTGGTACATCATGGGTTTGTGCTTTTAGGTACACTATAGCCTCTTCTTCATTGGCTTTACTTTAGCTGGTTCTTCCCCTGCCAGCATCGGACCTAGTTGGGTTTTGTGTTCAAGTGATTTGACTGACAGCAGACTGCATTCATTGATTGACTGTAGTAGTTGGGAGGTGATCTGCGATTTGACAATGCCATAGTTAAACTTGAAGTACGAGCTTTTTATCAATTGTGGCAGAAGAAGGCAGACAATGGAGGA from Gambusia affinis linkage group LG14, SWU_Gaff_1.0, whole genome shotgun sequence includes the following:
- the rpl11 gene encoding 60S ribosomal protein L11, which codes for MRELRIRKLCLNICVGESGDRLTRAAKVLEQLTGQTPVFSKARYTVRSFGIRRNEKIAVHCTVRGAKAEEILEKGLKVREYELRKNNFSDTGNFGFGIQEHIDLGIKYDPSIGIYGLDFYVVLGRPGFSIADKKRKTGRIGAKHRIRKEEAMRWFQQKYDGIILPGK
- the klhl43 gene encoding kelch-like protein 31, which codes for LAPPPSLLRFLTDLELACKTKAFDVHKLVISSVSQYFREILAKDPGMKRLELPSLSPLGLANVITFAYMGRVHMSLYTIGCTVSAAATLQIPQLLKMCMDFLLAELNVQTCVYIWNIAAAYGLLPVCAAARRFILENFVQFAETPLFTQLTLEQISAFLQDDSLVLPSEVTAFQFANKWLDFDASRQSHAAELLSQVRFETIPASELVSQIQPVPRMMLDPQCHRLLVDAMNYHLLPHQQNTLQSRRTQVRGAQQTLLTIGGRPSLTERALSREVLWRDPREGGATWRHLTQLPAKSFNQCVAVMDGFLYVAGGEDQNDARNQAKHAVSTLSRYDPRFNTWLHLASMRQRRTHFSLSASGGRLFAIGGRNVEGLLATTESYLPASNTWQMKAPMEVPRCCHSSATLPSGDILVTGGYISCAYSRSVARYSMESDTWTEQAPMEMPRGWHCSATLEGRVYVVGGSQLGPGGERVDVLSVEVFSPESGAWGRVASLPLGVSTAGLSPLGDKLYLLGGWNEAEKRYKAAVQKYDPATDSWSKAEDLPEPTVGVSCCSLTLPPRNATRRQQHRNTPGHEDPQQAAKNRSRESSMAPAQNTKA